Proteins encoded within one genomic window of Couchioplanes caeruleus:
- a CDS encoding roadblock/LC7 domain-containing protein, producing the protein MTRPPTMQDMGWLLSNFADSVAGIAHVVAVSADGLLLASSRDLPADRADQLAAITSGVVSLTDGASRMFDAGQVQQTIIEMDSGYLFLMSISDGSSMAVLAARSCDVGQVGYEMALLVERVGAALVPAPREAVAGQV; encoded by the coding sequence GTGACCAGGCCCCCCACCATGCAGGACATGGGCTGGCTGCTCAGCAACTTCGCCGACAGCGTGGCGGGCATAGCCCACGTGGTCGCGGTATCCGCCGACGGCCTGCTGCTGGCCTCGTCACGGGACCTGCCCGCGGACCGCGCCGACCAGCTCGCGGCGATCACCTCCGGCGTGGTCAGCCTCACCGACGGCGCGTCCCGCATGTTCGACGCGGGCCAGGTGCAGCAGACGATCATCGAGATGGACAGCGGGTACCTGTTCCTGATGTCCATCAGCGACGGATCGTCGATGGCCGTGCTGGCCGCACGCAGTTGCGACGTCGGCCAGGTCGGCTACGAGATGGCGCTGCTCGTCGAGCGGGTCGGCGCCGCCCTGGTGCCGGCGCCGCGCGAGGCCGTCGCGGGCCAGGTCTAG